A section of the Mesorhizobium loti genome encodes:
- a CDS encoding quaternary amine ABC transporter ATP-binding protein, whose amino-acid sequence MTDRTEHRSAQPGTDDRPVKLACRNVWKLFGANAANFIREHDGKASMADVTAAGLVGAVRAVDLEIRQGEIFIIMGLSGSGKSTLVRCMSRLVEPSHGKVEFEGKDLLKISDAALIELRRHRMGMVFQNFALLPHLNVLDNIAFPLSIQGQDRPRREARAREVIELVGLRGREHFYPRELSGGQQQRVGIARSLATKPEIWFLDEPFSALDPLIRREMQDELMRLQTMLHKTIVFITHDFDEAIRLADRIAIMKDGEVIQTGTPEELVVNPATDYVAEFTRDVDRAKVISARSLMRACDGTEHGGTVAPEAKIASFSASIVSAGKPFAVVNGTGKPIGEVTPQAVIDLLAGIEHTRTGT is encoded by the coding sequence ATGACGGACAGGACTGAACATAGGTCGGCTCAACCGGGCACGGATGACCGTCCGGTGAAACTTGCCTGCCGCAATGTGTGGAAGCTGTTCGGGGCGAACGCGGCCAATTTCATTCGCGAGCACGACGGCAAGGCCAGCATGGCCGATGTCACGGCTGCCGGACTGGTCGGCGCGGTGCGGGCGGTCGATCTCGAAATCCGCCAAGGCGAAATCTTCATCATCATGGGTCTGTCGGGTTCCGGCAAATCGACGCTGGTGCGCTGCATGTCGAGGCTGGTCGAGCCGAGCCACGGCAAGGTCGAGTTCGAAGGCAAGGACCTGCTGAAGATTTCCGACGCGGCGCTGATCGAACTCAGGCGCCATCGCATGGGCATGGTGTTCCAGAACTTCGCGCTGCTGCCGCATCTCAATGTCCTGGACAACATCGCCTTTCCGCTCAGCATACAGGGGCAGGACAGGCCGAGACGCGAGGCGCGCGCCCGCGAGGTCATCGAACTCGTCGGTCTGCGTGGCCGCGAACATTTCTATCCGCGCGAGCTTTCCGGCGGCCAGCAGCAACGTGTCGGCATCGCCCGCAGCCTGGCGACAAAACCGGAGATCTGGTTCCTCGACGAGCCGTTCTCCGCGCTCGATCCGCTGATCCGCCGCGAGATGCAGGACGAGTTGATGCGGCTGCAGACCATGCTGCACAAGACCATCGTCTTCATCACCCATGATTTCGACGAGGCGATCAGGCTCGCCGACCGTATCGCCATCATGAAGGACGGCGAGGTCATCCAGACCGGCACGCCGGAAGAACTGGTGGTCAATCCGGCGACCGACTATGTCGCCGAGTTCACCCGCGACGTCGACCGCGCCAAGGTGATCTCGGCGCGCAGCCTGATGCGCGCCTGCGACGGCACAGAGCATGGCGGGACGGTGGCGCCGGAGGCCAAGATCGCCAGTTTTTCCGCCAGCATCGTTTCCGCCGGCAAGCCGTTCGCGGTGGTCAACGGCACCGGCAAGCCAATCGGTGAAGTCACACCGCAAGCGGTCATCGACCTTTTGGCCGGCATCGAACATACGAGAACCGGCACATGA
- a CDS encoding ABC transporter permease, with protein MTVTASASEPRPPLQRWLLVWAAALAAVLAVFLLQDSVPWAVNYPANAVVPVADWVSALMGWIKSNLSWLTRSITAVLGVPLDFALNLLAKNFKVGHGADAYVLPRLSWVGVCATAFLAGHAVGGRKLSLLVGGCFLYIALFGQWTSAMLTLALISIAVPFCIVTGLFAGIWAWRKPWAERLIVSPALDLMQTIPTFAYLIPMLLLFGNSPVSAMIATAIFATPPMVRATMLGLTRVPLEIGEFSDMAGCTARQKLWRVLLPSARPTLMVGVNQVIMLALNMVIIASMIGAGGLGYDVLLALRALKVGEAMEAGLAIVALAIALDRLSQAIAHKQAKGYVHQAVNPSFWRRYPNLTLAIAILAVTTLLGLFVPVFAAVPKAITFTTAPLWKAAVNWVTINFFDAIEAFRVALILNVLNPVRTFCEGFPWLGAVFLLGLAGYQLSGPRLAALVAALTLFCAVTGLWEKTMATVYLCGISAFIACLIGIPIGLMAARSDRFEKIVTPIIDTLQVLPSFCFIIPVVMLFRVGDVTAMIATIAFAVVPAIRYTNHGIRQVPPALIEAAKVSGCTPRQTFFRVQLPLALPEIMLGVNQTILMALAMIIICAMVGTRDLGQEVFIALSKADSGRGIVAGLAIAFIGIVADRLFNAWTAKARARLG; from the coding sequence ATGACGGTGACGGCAAGCGCCAGCGAGCCGAGGCCACCGCTTCAGCGGTGGCTGCTGGTCTGGGCGGCGGCACTTGCCGCCGTGCTGGCGGTGTTCCTGCTGCAGGACAGCGTCCCCTGGGCTGTCAACTATCCGGCCAACGCGGTCGTTCCCGTAGCGGACTGGGTCAGCGCGCTGATGGGCTGGATCAAGTCGAACCTATCGTGGCTGACCCGCTCGATCACCGCGGTGCTCGGCGTGCCACTCGACTTCGCGCTCAATCTGCTCGCCAAGAACTTCAAGGTCGGCCACGGCGCGGACGCCTATGTCCTGCCGCGCCTGTCCTGGGTCGGGGTGTGCGCCACGGCTTTCCTCGCCGGGCATGCCGTGGGCGGTCGCAAACTCAGCCTGCTGGTCGGCGGCTGTTTCCTCTACATCGCTCTGTTCGGCCAATGGACCAGCGCCATGCTGACGCTGGCGCTGATTTCCATAGCCGTGCCGTTCTGCATCGTCACCGGCCTGTTCGCCGGCATCTGGGCCTGGCGCAAGCCATGGGCGGAAAGGCTGATCGTCTCCCCTGCCCTCGACCTGATGCAGACCATCCCGACCTTCGCCTATCTCATCCCGATGCTGCTGCTGTTCGGCAACAGCCCGGTATCGGCGATGATCGCCACCGCCATCTTCGCGACGCCGCCGATGGTGCGGGCGACGATGCTCGGACTGACGCGGGTGCCGCTGGAGATCGGCGAATTCAGCGACATGGCCGGCTGCACGGCGCGGCAGAAACTGTGGCGGGTGCTGTTGCCGTCGGCGCGGCCGACGTTGATGGTCGGTGTCAACCAGGTGATCATGCTGGCGCTCAACATGGTGATCATCGCCTCGATGATCGGCGCCGGCGGCCTCGGCTACGATGTGCTTCTGGCGCTGCGCGCGCTGAAGGTCGGCGAAGCCATGGAGGCTGGTCTCGCCATTGTGGCGCTGGCCATCGCGCTCGACCGGCTGAGCCAGGCCATCGCGCACAAGCAGGCAAAGGGCTATGTTCACCAGGCGGTGAACCCGAGCTTCTGGCGGCGCTACCCCAATCTGACGCTGGCCATCGCCATCCTTGCCGTCACCACGCTGCTCGGCCTGTTCGTGCCGGTCTTCGCCGCGGTGCCGAAGGCCATCACCTTCACCACCGCGCCGCTGTGGAAGGCGGCGGTGAACTGGGTGACGATCAACTTCTTCGATGCGATCGAAGCCTTTCGCGTGGCGCTGATCCTCAACGTGCTCAACCCGGTGCGTACCTTCTGCGAAGGCTTTCCGTGGCTGGGGGCCGTGTTCCTGCTCGGCCTCGCCGGCTATCAGCTTTCGGGTCCGCGCCTGGCCGCCCTGGTCGCGGCACTGACCCTCTTCTGCGCCGTCACCGGGCTGTGGGAAAAAACCATGGCGACCGTATATCTCTGCGGCATCTCGGCCTTCATCGCCTGCCTGATCGGCATCCCGATCGGGCTGATGGCGGCGCGCAGCGACCGCTTCGAGAAGATCGTCACGCCCATCATCGACACGCTGCAGGTGCTGCCGTCCTTCTGCTTCATCATTCCGGTGGTGATGCTGTTCAGGGTCGGCGACGTCACCGCCATGATCGCAACGATCGCCTTCGCCGTGGTGCCGGCCATCCGCTATACCAATCATGGCATCAGGCAGGTACCACCGGCATTGATCGAGGCGGCCAAGGTGTCGGGCTGCACGCCGCGCCAGACTTTCTTTCGCGTGCAATTGCCGCTGGCGCTTCCCGAGATCATGCTCGGCGTCAACCAGACCATCCTGATGGCGCTGGCGATGATCATCATCTGCGCCATGGTCGGCACACGCGACCTCGGCCAGGAGGTGTTCATCGCGCTGTCCAAGGCCGATTCCGGCCGTGGCATCGTCGCCGGCCTGGCAATAGCCTTCATCGGCATCGTCGCCGACCGGCTGTTCAACGCCTGGACGGCGAAAGCGCGGGCAAGGCTGGGATAG
- a CDS encoding NAD(P)-binding domain-containing protein, translating into MKTRVAVIGAGPSGLAQLRAFKSAADKGAEIPEIVCFEKQSDWGGLWNYTWRTGLDEHGDPVHGSMYRYLWSNGPKECLEFADYTFEEHFGRPIGSYPPRAVLWDYIKGRVEKSGLRKWVRFNSPVRMVTFSDETKKFTVTAHDRTNDVTYSEEFDNVVVASGHFSVPNVPYFEGFSTFNGRILHSHDFRDAMEFKGKDILIIGRSYSAEDIGSQCYKYGAKSITSSYRSKPMGFKWPENWKEVPLLQKVVGKTAHFKDGTTKDVDAIILCTGYLHSFPFLTDDLKLKTANRMWPLDLYEGVVWEKNPKLSYIGMQDQFYTFNMFDAQAWFARDVIMGRIKLPSAKAMAEHSAKWRAREETLEDAEQMIWFQGDYTKELMDQTDYPGFDVEAVNQTFMEWEHHKAEDIMSFRDHAYRSLMTGTMAPLHHTPWLQALDDSMESYLEVKGVAAE; encoded by the coding sequence ATGAAAACTCGCGTTGCCGTCATCGGAGCCGGACCGTCCGGCCTGGCACAGCTCAGGGCCTTCAAGTCGGCTGCCGACAAGGGCGCCGAGATTCCCGAAATCGTCTGCTTCGAAAAGCAGTCCGACTGGGGCGGCCTGTGGAACTACACCTGGCGCACCGGCCTCGACGAACATGGCGACCCCGTGCACGGTTCGATGTACCGTTACCTCTGGTCGAACGGACCCAAGGAATGCCTGGAATTCGCCGACTATACCTTCGAGGAGCATTTCGGCCGGCCGATCGGCTCCTACCCGCCGCGCGCCGTGCTGTGGGACTACATCAAGGGCCGCGTCGAGAAGTCGGGACTGCGCAAATGGGTACGCTTCAACAGCCCGGTGCGCATGGTCACCTTCTCCGACGAGACAAAGAAATTCACCGTCACCGCGCATGACCGCACCAACGACGTCACCTATTCCGAAGAATTCGACAATGTCGTCGTCGCCTCCGGGCATTTCTCGGTGCCCAATGTGCCGTACTTCGAGGGTTTCTCGACCTTCAACGGCCGCATCCTGCACAGCCATGATTTCCGCGACGCGATGGAATTCAAGGGCAAGGATATCCTGATCATCGGCCGCTCCTATTCGGCCGAGGATATCGGCTCGCAATGCTACAAATACGGCGCCAAGTCGATCACCTCCAGCTACCGCTCCAAGCCGATGGGCTTCAAATGGCCTGAGAATTGGAAAGAGGTACCGCTCTTGCAGAAGGTCGTCGGCAAGACCGCGCACTTCAAGGACGGCACCACCAAGGATGTCGACGCCATCATCCTGTGCACCGGTTATCTGCATTCCTTCCCCTTCCTCACCGACGACCTGAAGCTCAAGACCGCCAACCGCATGTGGCCGCTCGACCTCTATGAAGGCGTGGTGTGGGAGAAGAATCCGAAGCTGTCCTATATCGGCATGCAGGACCAGTTCTACACCTTCAACATGTTCGACGCGCAGGCCTGGTTCGCGCGCGATGTCATCATGGGCCGCATCAAGCTTCCCTCGGCCAAGGCGATGGCCGAACACAGTGCCAAGTGGCGGGCGCGGGAGGAGACGCTGGAGGACGCCGAGCAGATGATCTGGTTCCAGGGCGACTACACCAAGGAACTGATGGACCAGACCGACTATCCCGGCTTCGATGTCGAGGCGGTCAACCAGACCTTCATGGAATGGGAACACCACAAGGCGGAAGACATCATGAGCTTCCGCGATCACGCCTATCGCTCGCTGATGACCGGCACCATGGCGCCGCTGCATCATACGCCGTGGCTGCAGGCGCTGGACGATTCGATGGAGAGCTATCTCGAGGTGAAGGGCGTCGCGGCGGAATAG
- a CDS encoding helix-turn-helix domain-containing protein, with the protein MAKTISDSKAGHGPAKAKPLAKVSADGKTIRAPLTQNPHAIRDTREKVLEVAIGREVRAFRKKLGITVADLAVATDISLGMLSKIENGITSPSLTTLQALSRALGVPVTAFFRRFEEERSAVFVKAGEGLDVERRGTRAGHQYNLLGHIGSNTSGVVVEPYLITLTEDSDVFPTFQHEGMEFLYMLEGEVVYRHGGNLYPMKPGDSLFFDADAPHGPEQLTKLPMRYLSIICYPQGSSG; encoded by the coding sequence ATGGCAAAGACAATTTCGGATTCGAAGGCCGGTCATGGTCCTGCAAAAGCCAAGCCGTTGGCAAAGGTCTCCGCGGACGGAAAGACCATCCGGGCGCCGCTGACGCAGAACCCGCACGCCATCCGCGACACACGCGAGAAAGTGCTGGAGGTCGCGATCGGCCGCGAGGTGCGGGCGTTCCGCAAGAAGCTCGGGATCACAGTCGCCGACCTGGCGGTCGCCACCGACATTTCGCTGGGCATGCTGTCGAAGATCGAGAACGGCATCACCTCGCCGTCGCTGACCACCTTGCAGGCGCTGTCACGGGCGCTCGGCGTTCCCGTCACCGCCTTCTTCCGTCGCTTCGAGGAAGAGCGAAGTGCTGTCTTCGTCAAGGCCGGCGAAGGCCTCGATGTCGAGCGCCGCGGCACACGTGCCGGTCATCAGTACAATCTGCTCGGCCATATCGGTTCGAACACCAGCGGCGTCGTCGTCGAACCCTATCTGATCACGCTGACCGAGGATTCGGACGTGTTCCCGACCTTCCAGCACGAGGGCATGGAATTCCTCTACATGCTGGAAGGCGAAGTCGTTTACCGGCACGGCGGCAACCTCTATCCGATGAAGCCCGGCGACAGCCTGTTCTTCGACGCGGACGCGCCGCATGGCCCGGAGCAGCTGACGAAGCTGCCGATGCGGTATCTGTCGATTATCTGCTATCCGCAGGGCAGTTCCGGGTGA
- a CDS encoding heme-dependent oxidative N-demethylase family protein — translation MGITFRKETFRDDFTFRNSPEHIRRFPFPFHEDAYMYAVNIEPHVVGPKGSVLENLIDVDEHYVAEMQDRALVLAEDPLRCQSLPHMTLAGWDLLELLMEQQALGYPEHFTLTRDGDRWRWINRPLGIDDTFTFGDTSTLPYGPMEYITRQSQGDFCILDQRDGNLWMDAGMVTTQADWSLDFDIGMNFFEWHAPVPLAHEKGIFVRALKFLTNIQQGKPARRLNWTMTINPRLDTSPENYHKWGPDRTTVTPENVGDKVHLRVELQSFWRLPRSNSIVFPIRCYLIKMDELVTQPKWARRLHRVIRDLPEELATYKGLTRYRPTLVEWLSRLDDGSPTSPGFGPD, via the coding sequence ATGGGCATCACCTTTCGCAAGGAAACGTTCCGCGACGATTTCACCTTCAGGAACAGCCCTGAGCATATCAGGCGGTTCCCGTTCCCGTTCCACGAAGACGCCTACATGTATGCGGTCAACATCGAGCCGCATGTCGTCGGCCCCAAGGGCAGCGTGCTCGAGAACCTGATCGACGTCGACGAGCACTATGTCGCCGAGATGCAGGACCGCGCTTTGGTGCTGGCCGAGGATCCGCTGCGCTGCCAATCGTTGCCGCATATGACGCTGGCCGGCTGGGACCTGCTTGAGCTTTTGATGGAGCAGCAGGCGCTTGGCTATCCCGAGCATTTCACGCTGACGCGCGACGGCGACCGCTGGCGCTGGATCAACCGGCCGCTCGGCATCGACGATACCTTCACCTTCGGCGACACCTCGACGCTGCCTTACGGCCCGATGGAATATATCACGAGGCAGAGCCAGGGCGATTTCTGCATCCTCGACCAGCGCGACGGCAATCTGTGGATGGATGCCGGCATGGTCACCACCCAGGCCGACTGGTCGCTCGATTTCGACATAGGCATGAATTTTTTCGAGTGGCACGCGCCGGTACCGCTGGCGCATGAGAAGGGGATTTTCGTCAGGGCGCTGAAGTTCCTCACCAACATCCAGCAAGGCAAGCCGGCACGTCGTCTCAACTGGACGATGACCATCAATCCGCGCCTCGACACCAGCCCGGAGAATTATCACAAATGGGGTCCGGACCGGACAACCGTGACACCGGAGAATGTCGGCGACAAGGTCCATCTGCGCGTCGAATTGCAGAGCTTCTGGCGGCTGCCGCGCTCCAACAGCATCGTCTTTCCGATCCGCTGCTACCTGATCAAGATGGACGAGTTGGTGACGCAGCCGAAATGGGCGCGGCGCCTGCACCGCGTCATCCGCGACCTGCCTGAAGAACTCGCGACCTACAAGGGCCTGACGCGCTACCGCCCCACATTGGTGGAGTGGCTGTCGAGGCTGGATGATGGCAGCCCGACGAGCCCAGGGTTTGGGCCGGATTAG
- a CDS encoding PDR/VanB family oxidoreductase yields MSTGTTKLDVVVSDVVPVNELVTRFHFRRRDGQMLPTFSGGAHVVVEMRDGDRTRLNPYSLMGSPLDTREYTISVRRDDVGRGGSLFMHRSVKPGLEMVISYPVNLFSLDLRARKHLMLAGGIGITPFMAQTAQLAGEGGNFELHYTCRTASLGTYADVLRERYDRRIRLYHDDRDERIDLDRLLSTQPLGTHLYVCGPAGMINWARDRAASLGWPSEAVHFEHFAAPQPGLPFDVTLAVSGKTIRVGEQQSLLEAIEAAGVDPPYLCRGGVCGQCETNVISYDGKFIHNDHWLSEEDHRSGCKIMPCVSRFEGRSLVLER; encoded by the coding sequence ATGAGCACCGGCACCACCAAGCTCGATGTCGTGGTAAGCGACGTCGTTCCTGTCAACGAACTGGTCACCCGCTTCCATTTCCGCCGGCGCGACGGGCAGATGTTGCCGACCTTTTCCGGCGGCGCCCATGTCGTGGTCGAGATGCGCGACGGCGATCGCACCCGGCTCAATCCCTATTCGCTGATGGGCTCGCCGCTCGACACGCGCGAATACACGATCTCCGTGCGCCGCGACGATGTCGGCCGCGGCGGCTCGCTGTTCATGCATCGCAGCGTCAAGCCGGGGCTGGAGATGGTGATCAGCTACCCGGTCAATCTGTTCTCGCTCGACCTGCGTGCAAGAAAGCACCTGATGCTTGCCGGCGGCATCGGCATCACGCCCTTCATGGCGCAGACCGCGCAACTGGCCGGCGAAGGCGGAAACTTCGAATTGCACTACACCTGCCGCACCGCCTCGCTCGGCACCTATGCCGATGTGCTGCGGGAGCGTTACGACCGCCGGATCAGGCTCTACCATGACGACCGCGACGAGCGCATCGACCTCGACCGGCTGCTGTCGACGCAGCCGCTCGGCACGCATCTCTATGTCTGTGGCCCGGCCGGCATGATCAACTGGGCGCGCGACCGCGCGGCTAGTCTGGGTTGGCCGTCGGAAGCCGTGCATTTCGAGCATTTCGCGGCACCCCAGCCTGGACTGCCCTTCGACGTGACGCTGGCCGTCAGCGGCAAGACGATCCGGGTCGGCGAACAGCAGAGCCTGCTCGAGGCCATCGAGGCGGCCGGCGTGGATCCGCCGTATCTCTGCCGCGGCGGCGTCTGCGGCCAGTGCGAGACCAACGTCATCTCCTACGATGGCAAGTTCATCCACAATGACCATTGGCTGAGCGAGGAAGACCATCGTTCCGGCTGCAAGATCATGCCGTGCGTGTCGCGCTTCGAGGGCCGGTCGCTGGTCTTGGAGCGGTAG
- a CDS encoding dimethylamine monooxygenase subunit DmmA family protein has product MAAKSIISRPVYGTLSPQPGKHHLFIADAEGALAISDMAAGAPAGFFDGAEIVFIPGPDGKHVDALEALKPGQFHQAPSFASVLPRLKQTLSNAHMGLRLYLAGTEGLIGQAMQVALEAGIDHTSMQTEHRGSLARRMQCVHCKGITENVTTQPATCSHCGLLLLVRDHYSRRLAAFQGVCINAEDRSEIPPMEEAFP; this is encoded by the coding sequence ATGGCAGCCAAAAGCATCATCAGCCGGCCGGTCTACGGAACGCTCTCTCCGCAGCCCGGCAAACACCATCTTTTCATCGCCGATGCCGAAGGTGCGCTCGCTATTTCAGACATGGCCGCAGGAGCGCCGGCCGGGTTTTTCGACGGCGCCGAAATCGTCTTCATCCCGGGCCCCGACGGCAAGCATGTCGACGCCCTCGAAGCGCTGAAGCCGGGGCAGTTTCATCAGGCGCCGTCCTTCGCAAGCGTGCTGCCGCGACTGAAGCAGACACTGAGCAATGCCCATATGGGGTTGCGCCTCTACCTCGCCGGCACCGAAGGCCTGATCGGCCAGGCCATGCAAGTAGCGCTCGAAGCCGGCATCGACCATACCTCCATGCAGACCGAGCATCGCGGTTCCCTGGCACGGCGCATGCAATGCGTGCACTGCAAAGGCATCACCGAAAACGTGACGACGCAGCCCGCCACCTGTTCGCACTGCGGGCTGCTGCTTCTGGTGCGCGATCATTACTCCAGGCGCCTCGCTGCTTTCCAGGGCGTGTGCATCAACGCCGAGGATCGCTCCGAGATTCCTCCGATGGAGGAGGCCTTCCCATGA
- a CDS encoding aminomethyltransferase family protein has product MTASWRFSTLADRHRALGSKLEDWSGMGTAWTYDKDADEEYIAIRTKAGLMDVSGLKKVHITGPHASHLIDLATTRDVEKIYPGKSAYACMLNEAGKFTDDCILYRTGPNSWMVVHGSGTGHEELQRAAMGRDVSLRFDDNLHDLSLQGPTAVDYLAKHVPGIRDLNYFHHMQTQLFGFPVMISRTGYTGERGYEIFCRGQDAGTIWDRILDEGKNAGIIPCRFTTLDMLRVESYLLFYPYDNSQKYPFENEGPGDTLWELGLDFTVSPGKTGFRGAEEHYRLKGKERFKIYGVLLDGKEPADEGAPVYRDGKKVGVVTCAMYSPLVKKSMGIARLDVDCAVKDTKLEIRNKNGSIKATAQPLPFDDPKKTKRTAKG; this is encoded by the coding sequence ATGACGGCATCCTGGAGATTTTCGACCTTGGCGGACCGCCACCGCGCGCTGGGTTCGAAGCTCGAAGACTGGAGCGGCATGGGGACCGCCTGGACCTACGACAAGGACGCCGATGAAGAATACATCGCCATCCGCACCAAGGCCGGTCTGATGGATGTGTCGGGGCTCAAGAAGGTTCACATCACTGGGCCTCATGCCTCGCACCTCATCGACCTCGCCACCACGCGCGACGTGGAAAAGATCTATCCGGGCAAGTCGGCCTATGCCTGCATGCTGAACGAGGCGGGAAAATTCACTGACGACTGCATCCTCTACCGCACCGGCCCGAACAGTTGGATGGTGGTGCATGGTTCGGGCACCGGCCATGAGGAATTGCAGCGCGCCGCGATGGGCCGCGATGTCTCGCTGCGCTTCGATGACAATCTGCACGATCTGTCGCTGCAGGGACCGACCGCGGTCGATTATCTGGCCAAGCATGTGCCCGGTATCCGCGATCTCAACTATTTCCATCATATGCAGACGCAGCTGTTCGGTTTCCCGGTAATGATCTCGCGCACCGGTTACACCGGCGAGCGCGGCTACGAGATCTTCTGCCGCGGCCAGGACGCCGGCACGATCTGGGACAGGATTCTCGACGAGGGCAAGAACGCCGGCATCATCCCGTGCCGTTTCACCACGCTCGACATGCTGCGTGTCGAAAGTTATTTGCTTTTCTACCCCTACGACAATTCCCAAAAATATCCGTTCGAGAACGAAGGCCCCGGCGACACGCTGTGGGAGCTCGGCCTCGACTTCACCGTCAGCCCCGGGAAGACCGGCTTCCGTGGGGCCGAGGAGCACTACCGGCTGAAGGGCAAGGAGCGCTTCAAGATCTATGGTGTACTGCTCGACGGCAAGGAGCCCGCCGACGAAGGCGCACCGGTCTACCGCGACGGCAAAAAGGTCGGCGTGGTGACATGTGCCATGTATTCGCCGCTGGTCAAGAAATCGATGGGCATCGCCCGCCTCGACGTCGACTGCGCGGTCAAGGACACCAAGCTCGAGATCCGCAACAAGAACGGGTCGATCAAGGCGACAGCGCAGCCCTTGCCTTTCGACGATCCCAAAAAGACCAAGCGCACGGCCAAGGGTTGA
- a CDS encoding APC family permease: MTVALETAETVVHGGRVSLLRVLGPSHVWALGVGIVLVGEFTGWNFAADKGGTLAALIVCWIVGLLYTSVAMIDSEVTSTVAAAGGQYAQAKHIVGPLMAFNVALFLVFAYTMLEVSDAILLGDTIVAKAGVEGLNHNAFIAATIVVLAWLNYRGVLMTLNVNFVITAIAYVSIVILFFSVSPWTQGAVLKLNELVTPANALPYGWIGVIAAFQFGIWFYLGIEGTTQAAEEVRSPARSLPYGTMAGMITLLIAAAMTWYVCASLMPWEYLGITYYPLWDAGRLTGSPLLENLLFVATLLAALASANGCINDAARAWFSLGRDRYLPSWFSAVHPKYRTPYRSILFLLPIALAFAFIADLNQAITFSILSGVLQYTFMSINIMMFRKKWPLGTIRRGYTHPFHPLPAIVLFCLCVVTFFAIFLGFGSQLSAMVAFYFLISLWFHFYRYKFVRRGDQFTMPWPKPQGY, encoded by the coding sequence ATGACGGTCGCGCTTGAAACGGCAGAAACGGTAGTGCATGGCGGCCGGGTTTCGCTGCTCAGGGTACTTGGCCCTTCCCATGTCTGGGCCCTCGGCGTGGGTATCGTTCTGGTGGGCGAATTCACCGGCTGGAATTTTGCCGCGGACAAGGGCGGCACGCTGGCGGCGCTGATCGTCTGCTGGATCGTCGGACTGCTCTACACCTCGGTCGCCATGATTGATTCCGAGGTGACGTCGACTGTTGCCGCCGCCGGAGGCCAGTACGCGCAGGCAAAGCACATCGTCGGACCGCTGATGGCATTCAACGTCGCGCTGTTCCTGGTCTTCGCCTACACCATGCTGGAGGTCTCGGACGCTATCCTGCTCGGCGACACGATCGTCGCCAAGGCGGGGGTCGAGGGGCTGAACCACAATGCCTTCATCGCCGCGACCATCGTCGTCCTGGCCTGGCTCAATTACCGCGGCGTGCTGATGACGCTCAACGTCAACTTCGTCATCACCGCCATCGCCTATGTCTCGATCGTCATCCTGTTCTTCTCGGTCAGCCCGTGGACGCAAGGTGCCGTGCTGAAGCTGAACGAGCTGGTCACACCCGCCAATGCCCTGCCCTATGGCTGGATCGGCGTCATCGCCGCCTTCCAGTTCGGCATCTGGTTCTATCTGGGCATCGAAGGCACCACGCAGGCCGCCGAGGAAGTTCGCTCGCCGGCGCGCTCCCTGCCCTACGGCACCATGGCCGGCATGATCACGCTTCTGATCGCCGCCGCCATGACCTGGTATGTCTGCGCCTCGCTGATGCCCTGGGAATATCTCGGGATCACCTATTACCCGCTGTGGGACGCCGGCAGGCTGACCGGCAGCCCGCTGCTCGAGAACCTGCTGTTCGTCGCCACGCTGCTCGCGGCCCTGGCATCGGCCAATGGCTGCATCAACGACGCGGCACGCGCCTGGTTCTCGCTCGGTCGCGATCGCTATCTGCCGAGCTGGTTCTCGGCCGTGCATCCCAAATACCGCACGCCTTACCGGTCGATCCTGTTCCTGCTGCCAATCGCGCTCGCCTTCGCCTTCATCGCCGACCTCAACCAGGCGATCACCTTCTCGATCCTGTCAGGCGTGCTGCAATACACTTTCATGAGCATCAATATCATGATGTTCCGCAAGAAGTGGCCGCTCGGCACGATCCGCCGCGGCTATACGCATCCCTTCCATCCGCTGCCGGCGATCGTGCTGTTCTGCCTGTGCGTGGTGACTTTCTTCGCCATCTTCCTCGGCTTCGGTTCGCAGCTGAGCGCCATGGTCGCGTTCTACTTCCTGATCTCGTTGTGGTTCCACTTCTACCGCTACAAATTCGTGCGGCGTGGCGACCAGTTCACCATGCCCTGGCCGAAACCTCAGGGCTATTGA